The Alnus glutinosa chromosome 3, dhAlnGlut1.1, whole genome shotgun sequence nucleotide sequence aacTATTATGAGTGACATGTAATAATCCGGCCACGTCATgttcaaagaaaaaaggcaCATGTCTAGACGACCTAGTCAACTAGCTTTCATCAAAGACATGCCAAGTTGGATGTGCCATGCATGTCAGTTCAAAActtactaaagaaaaaaaaaaaaaaaaaaacccaatagaTGGGGTGACTATGTGGCCACTCCCTAGCTAGCTCCCACAATAAAGGGGTGGCCAATTTTTACTTTGATTAATGTgtctaattttttagtttttggaaTATATGACAAGTCAATATTGCATGACATGGCGTGTCCAGCGCGGCATGTGTCTAAGGTAAGTTAGTTGATTGGATGATTTGAACACGTGTCACTTGTGAGCgataaaaagttaacaaaagGGGAATGTATTGAGTTATTTGATAATGTTTCCGGGACAATATGCTACAGGATTTGCTTTCTTAGTTACATATCCAATTTGGCTCCATTTCGTGAAAATCTAGAGTATAGCTATAAGGCACACTTTCATCACATTATTGGCAGACTTTTGTGTCTATGTGACACATAGTGTGGTGAGATGAAAGTGTTTGCGAAGCTTTTATAATTCATCTCACCATATCATGTGCCACGTAGGCATAAAAGTCTACCAATagtgcgatgaaaatgtaccttttatatatatatatagagagagagagagagagagagagagaggtggtaTCCATtcttatgataaaaataaagcCAGCTGCGCACGAATCTTAAGAAATGATAGATTTGATAATTTTGAAACCTTAAAAAAGAACCGAtttgatgaaaaatgaaatCTCATATATAGGCAAATCATGGGGCCATTTTAGGTACCGTTGGATTTGCTTTGCGGTCCACATGCATGCACCAACATCAATCCATTCGCCTgaatgtgcaaattaaataaacatgccTAGCTGCaactatttttgttctttttaggGCAAGGAAGCTATATAGGCTCGAATATACAGACTTAATTGAGATCTTTAAGGGGATCgaataaaaaatctttttgttggGCATTTTTGTGTTACGTTGCAGACAGTATGATTAAGAAGGCGAATATTCTTGCTTGTTAAAGATTGCTTAGAAATTAAACAAACTCCATAAGGGCTCTACCCTTTACCAGAAAGAGCACAAAGTTGCTGTTGATAGAGTAAAAGGTTGTCATATATCACTTATATCTTGTGTTGAAAACACAATGTCATGTGCCTAACATAAGTCAAGTCCTGAAGTCCTTGATATAATGATCATCACAATTTCCATCCTCAACTGAAAATACATTACCGAGTTCTTTCGTATTTGTCAAGAGTAATTAACCGTCCGTATTACATAACTGTTAATGTGAGAGTATTTGGGGAGACAATTAGCTGCCCAATTTTGGAGTTTTAAACTTCCAACCTGAGTTGATTCTACCTAAGAATGCCAAAGTCTTAGACCTTATAGACGTTTCTGTCAGGGGTTCGAATTGTGGCTTGATTGATAATTGTTTTCCTGCCCATGTTGCAAACATTATTAAAAACATCCCTTTGTGCCCCTTATTGCCTCCGGATAAGATTATTTGGAATGGTACTACTAATGGGACCTTTTCGGTTAAAAGTGCATATTATTTGGCTTTAGATTTGTTGAAACAAAAGAATGGGGAATGCTCATACAGTGTGGGTAGTCGTGATTTCTGGAAGAAAATTTGGACTATTAATGTTCCTAATGTTTCAAAAACTTTTCTTTGGAGAGCTTGTCAGAATGCTTTGCTTACTAAGCAGAATTTGTTTAGGAAGGGTGTGGTAGATAATGATATTTGTCCTTGCTGTCAACTAGAGGGGGAATCTGTTGTTCATGCTCTGTGGTGTTGTCCGGGTGCTCAAGATGTATGGGGCTGTGGACTTGTTTTCTGTCATAAatccccctcttttttttcgGACATGGTAGATCTTGTTTCCTATTTATTATCTAATTTAAATGCCGATATGATGAGTCTTTCTGTGATTGTTTTACATAGGATTTGGTTACGAAGAAACAAGCTAATTTTTGAAGGACAGTTTTCTCCTCCTCTGAAGGTATGCCTCGAAGCTTCTCATCTCTTTGAAgactttaaaaaatgtaatcTGAGGAAGCCGCTGTCTATGATTTCCAGTGTTGATAGTTCTAATTCTTGCAAGTTTTGAAAACCTCCCGTGGCTGGTTTTGTGAAAATTAATTGGGATGCTTCTTTGAATGTAAAATCTGCTTTAATTGGTATGGGCTGTGTGATAAGAAATGCTGAAGGTTTTGCAGTTGCAGCTAAATGTGGCATTACGAGGGCTGTTGCAGAACCGGTTTGTGCTGAAGCCATGGCTGCCCTATTTGCATTGGAGTTCTGTTGTGATTTGGGTTATGTAAACATTGTGAGTGAGGGTGACTCTTTGCAAATTATTAAAGGTGTTTGTGATTCAGATTATCCCCTTGATAGAATTGGGCATTTTTTGGATGCCATTAAACAGAAAGTTGGTGGATTTTCAGTTTGTAAGTGGAGTCACTGTTTTATAGATGCTAATGAAATGGCCCACCTTCTTGCTAGAAGGGCTTCTTCATATGGTCTTTGTAATGTCTGGACTGACAATATGCCTTTGTTTATTTCTTCTGCTTGTATTAGAGACTTTTTAGTCTCTAGACTGTAATAGTCATCTTTCCTAATGAGAAGATTTCctccgttaaaaaaaaaagaaaaaagaaaaaaaaaaaggaactgtTAATGTGAGAGTGCAGGTGGATATCCCACCTGTTCAGACACCTATTCGAACGGTCTTTAATACTTgttcaaataaacaaaaagaattatatattcTCTCACATTAAATGCAAATAAGTATTGCATACGatacaaataattaattgtacCCTATACTATGTACTTACCCGAGTGTTTGTAGGActtgaatatataaaaaattgtgttgtaGGTGTGCCAAAGGCCAATTGAAGCCGAAAGCTGAcatgtttataaaaaattgtctttcACGATAACCATGATTAATTTGTTGAATTAAGGACAAAATGTTTCTCCGTACTTGGTCTTTCAAGTCACACACTGACACACGGGATCTTTTACCAattttcctgattttttttttttttttaaattgccaGTTTTCCTGAAATTTATTGGGCAACAATCTCTAGGTTGATAAAAGATtgattaaaacttaaaagatatTATTGGTTTTGTGCTAAATTGCCATTGACAAACATAAAAATGCCGGCAATTGATTCTCAGTGTGAAAGCTTTCCATATGGGCAATTTAGTAATTTAATCACGATATGATATTCAAATGGCACGTCACTTTCCAATTTCCATTGCTTTGTGATCTCATGTGAGCATCCCTCGAAGGACGCGACCCCCCCTCCTTCCCTTATATTAGAGGCATTGGCCGACTTTATTGCTTAGTACcttggatgattttttttttgttggctcCCAGTTTTTTTTGTGGTGGTTTTTAGAGGATGTTATATTATACAATTCTGATTTCTGGCTAAAAGATTACTTTGTCTACAGCACGGTGGTTTAGCCTTGATGGGTATAAAGTGAAAAAAGGGTTATACAATCATGCTGCGTGATTCGGGAGTGTGATTAtcagagagaaacagagaactTTTTTGGTATGTTTTTGCAGGTGGGTGTTCTGGTTTTGTCTCTTACAAATATTGTTTGGAAATAAGTTGAAGCTTTTTACTAAAGAGAAGGTGTGAGTTTGGTGCCTCTTTTGCGTACTAGTCAAAGTTCATGATCTGGGTTCTTGGGCCTGTCCATTGTTCAGATAAGATTGAGACTATTCAGAAATCCCAAGTACGCTTTTCCTCACTTTCTTGGGTTTTCCTTGGAATCAAAGGGTTTTCATATAGTTTGGTTTGATGGTTTTCTGGCTAGGATATTGTACAGTAAGCTGAGCTGCATGTTTATTCAAGTGATTTGAGGTGAGATCAGAAGTTGTCTGATGTGATTTGAGGGAAAAGATGAAATCTTTGAGTAGTGTAGGACTTGGTCTGAGTGTAGTTTTTGGCTGCCTTTTCTTGGCTCTTGTTGCTGAGCTTTACTACTTATTGTGGTGGAAGAAGAGGTTAACCAACAGAGAGATCGAAAATGACTACAGCAGCCCAGCAAGAGAGCTATTCTACATGTTTTGCTGGAAAAGGTCTTCTTCTTTGAGGCACGCAGCTTTGGATCCCCAAGAACTCTGCTCTTCTGCAGGAATCACAGGCACACTTGTCCATGAATCAGAAGCCCAGCTTCAGATGCAGTCAAACAAGGATTTTTTGCTCAAACCCTTTGGAGAGGATAGCATGGAGTCAGAGTTTATGAGGCTGCAAGACCTCTCAGGCCCTCCAAGATTCCTCTTCACAATTATAGAGGAAACGAAAGAGGATTTAGAATCTGAAGATAGCAAGTCTAGGGGTGATAAGAGTGAAAAGGATTCAAGAAGTAGGAGCTTGAGTGATTTGCTTCCAACTGTGGAGACTCCATATTTGACTCCTCTGGCTTCACCTTTTTTCACTCCCCCACTTACTCCTATGGACTCCTGCAACCAGCTTGGTGGATTCAACCCTCTCTTTGAATCAGCAAAAGATGCAGAGTTCAACAGGATGAAGTCCTCACCTCCTCCAAAATTCAAGTTCTTGCAGGATGCAGAGGagaaacttaaaagaaaactaatgGAAGCAGCAGCAGTAGCTGAAGAAAAGGTTCACGAGACTGATGAACTTGTTCAAGAAGACAGAAATAAACCTCCCCCGTCAAAGTCTCACAAAGATGAGGAGGAGGGGTCTTTCATCACAATCATTGTTGATAAGTACAAAGAAAGAGAGCttaatcatcatcatcttccccAGTACCATTCAAGCACTTCACAGGTTCTTCCTCTACCTTCCTCACCTTCAACATTCAGAGCACCTATTATTAACAAGAAGACCAATTTACTTTAAATTAAGCTTCATTAAACCAGACTGAAAcgggtttgttttcttttccccCCCTTTgtattttattagattttttcttACTGTGTCAGGTTCTTGAGTTTTATCTTATTTCCTTTGCTCTATTTGGGGATGTTAAAAAAAGCTTTAATCCCTCTGCAATGTATCTTAAATTATGGTGATGGGGGGGACAACATTCTCTGCAACATGATGTGGAGAGGTGGGTCTGATGCTAGTGGGAGA carries:
- the LOC133864760 gene encoding uncharacterized protein LOC133864760 — protein: MKSLSSVGLGLSVVFGCLFLALVAELYYLLWWKKRLTNREIENDYSSPARELFYMFCWKRSSSLRHAALDPQELCSSAGITGTLVHESEAQLQMQSNKDFLLKPFGEDSMESEFMRLQDLSGPPRFLFTIIEETKEDLESEDSKSRGDKSEKDSRSRSLSDLLPTVETPYLTPLASPFFTPPLTPMDSCNQLGGFNPLFESAKDAEFNRMKSSPPPKFKFLQDAEEKLKRKLMEAAAVAEEKVHETDELVQEDRNKPPPSKSHKDEEEGSFITIIVDKYKERELNHHHLPQYHSSTSQVLPLPSSPSTFRAPIINKKTNLL